Proteins co-encoded in one Ooceraea biroi isolate clonal line C1 chromosome 9, Obir_v5.4, whole genome shotgun sequence genomic window:
- the LOC105276115 gene encoding YEATS domain-containing protein 4: MASTNEFGPDSGGRVKGVTIVKPIVYGNVARYFGKKREEDGHTHQWTVYVKPYHNEDMSTYVKKVHFKLHESYNNPNRIVMKPPYELTETGWGEFEIVIKIYFHDPNERPVTIYHILKLFQSTPDIQLGKKSLVSEFYEEIVFQDPTALMQHLLNSSRPITLGVWRHNTDFEAKKESTMKAIMEARNKIRVEVIDLKEKLTLAKETIAKFKEEIAKISKAGGSLSVV, from the exons ATGGCATCTACGAATGAATTCGGGCCGGATTCCGGTGGTAGAGTGAAG GGAGTAACTATTGTCAAACCCATAGTGTACGGCAATGTAGCACGTTACTTCGGTAAGAAGAGGGAAGAGGATGGCCACACGCATCAGTGGACCGTATACGTGAAACCGTATCACAATGAGGACATGTCGACTTATGTCAAGAAAGTGCATTTTAAGCTGCACGAGAGCTACAACAATCCGAATCGAATCGTGATGAAACCGCCGTATGAATTAACGGAGACTGGATGGGGCGAGTTCGAAATAGTGATCAAGATCTACTTTCACGATCCAAACGAACGTCCT GTAACGATATACCATATACTGAAACTGTTTCAATCAACCCCTGATATACAGCTGGGCAAGAAGAGTCTAGTGTCCGAATTTTACGAGGAGATAGTCTTTCAAGACCCAACAGCACTTATGCAACACCTGCTAAATTCCAGTAGACCTATAACACTTGGTGTTTGGCGACATAATACGGATT TTGAAGCAAAGAAGGAATCCACGATGAAAGCAATCATGGAGGCACGCAACAAGATAAGAGTCGAAGTGATAGATCTTAAAGAAAAGTTGACCTTAGCAAAGGAGACGATTGCAAAGTTCAAGGAAGAGATTGCAAAGATTTCTAAAGCTGGTGGAAGTTTGTCCGTCGTGTAG